From the Plasmodium malariae genome assembly, chromosome: 2 genome, one window contains:
- the PmUG01_02020700 gene encoding aspartate--tRNA ligase, putative, protein MRSYYFTLNRFHQIKNITIKSYKLRSIFIVDKNKLNNFFFFMNKMEGENANMNNNFIDEVSDKKKEKKAKKLAEKEMKLAKKAERENLKNEANKILEYVCEDINKDTYGYINISRIKENSDNIKLYNLEEIYNLLEKKDCIYESEKLEDGTNNINGNGNSDYNDSTDNCDKLGMDMTDRQMNKLAYDELMGKKIWTRGRIHDIRSKGSLAFIILRYKFYSLQCILDIKHNNNDKNMMKWVSNLSLESIVDIYGKLIKPEVPIDSTNIKYEIHINKIFCISRTTKEIPFLLKDANMKETSEEGTIKVNQDNRLNNRCIDLRTYANFSIFALQSQICKIFRDFLYQHNFIEIHTPKLLGESSEGGANAFQINYFNQKGFLAQSPQLYKQMCINSGFDRVFEIAPVFRAENSNTYRHLCEYVSLDIEMTYKYDYMENVYFYDSLFKHIFKHLSNLEKNKMFIKIIKNQYPGEDFKWLEVTPIFTYIEAIEILIKHNKLNLKEEEILTYDMTTDMEKELGKIIKVSHNTDYYIIVNFPSALRPFYTMYNERDPKISNSYDFFMRGEEILSGSQRISDVKLLINNINLFKLDINKLNFYVDSFAYSSYPHSGCGIGLERVLMLFLGLNNIRKTSLFPRDPKRLVP, encoded by the coding sequence ATGCGAAGTTACTACTTCACTCTAAATAGATTTCATCAGATAAAAAACATTACTATAAAATCATACAAATTAAGGAGCATTTTTATAGttgataaaaacaaattgaataatttttttttttttatgaacaaaatggaaggagaaaatgcaaatatgaacaataacTTTATAGATGAAGTAAGTGAtaagaagaaagaaaagaaggcAAAAAAGCTAGctgaaaaagaaatgaaattagcaaaaaaagcagaaagagaaaatttaaaaaatgaagcgAACAAAATTTTAGAATACGTATGTGAGGATATTAATAAAGATACCTATGGGTACATCAATATTTCAAGGATTAAAGAAAATAGTGACAACATAAAATTGTATAATTTAGAAGAGATATACAATTTATTAGAAAAGAAGGATTGTATTTACGAAAGTGAGAAGTTGGAGGATGGTACAAATAACATAAATGGTAACGGCAATAGTGATTATAATGATAGTACGGATAATTGTGATAAATTGGGAATGGACATGACGGACAGACAGATGAACAAGTTAGCATATGATGAAttaatgggaaaaaaaatatggacaAGGGGAAGGATTCATGATATTAGGAGCAAGGGTTCATTagcatttattattttgagatataaattttactcATTACAATGTATACTAGatattaaacataataataatgataagaATATGATGAAATGGGTTAGTAACTTATCTTTAGAATCTATCGTAGACATATATGGGAAATTAATTAAGCCAGAAGTACCTATAGATAGTacgaatataaaatatgaaattcatataaataaaattttttgtataagtAGAACAACAAAAGAaataccttttttattaaaagatgCTAATATGAAAGAAACATCTGAAGAGGGTACGATTAAAGTAAATCAAGATAACCGACTCAACAATAGATGTATTGATTTGCGTACATATGCAAATTTTAGTATTTTCGCACTTCAATCacaaatttgtaaaatttttagagattttttatatcaacataattttatagaaATACATACTCCAAAATTATTAGGTGAAAGTAGTGAAGGTGGAGCTAATGCATTCcagataaattattttaatcaaAAAGGCTTTTTAGCTCAATCACcacaattatataaacagATGTGTATTAATTCAGGATTTGATCGAGTGTTTGAAATAGCCCCAGTTTTTAGAGCTGAAAATAGTAACACATACAGACACCTATGTGAATATGTATCTTTAGATATTGAAATGACCtataaatatgattatatggaaaatgtttatttctatgattctttatttaaacatatttttaagcaTCTATccaatttagaaaaaaataaaatgtttataaaaattataaaaaatcaaTACCCAGGGGAAGATTTTAAATGGTTAGAAGTTACAccaatttttacttatatagaGGCAATAgagatattaataaaacataataaattaaatctaaaagaagaagaaatttTAACCTATGATATGACAACAGATATGGAAAAGGAGCtaggaaaaattattaaggtTTCTCATAATACGGACTATTacattattgttaattttccTTCAGCATTAAGGCCTTTTTATACCATGTATAATGAAAGGGACCCCAAAATTTCAAACTCTtatgatttttttatgaGGGGTGAGGAAATATTATCAGGTTCTCAAAGAATTAGTGatgttaaattattaataaataatataaatctaTTCAAGTTAGATATCAACAAACTGAATTTTTATGTTGATTCCTTTGCGTATTCATCTTACCCACACTCGGGTTGTGGTATAGGACTAGAAAGAGTACTTATGCTTTTCCTTGGTCTAAACAATATCAGAAAAACTTCTCTTTTTCCAAGGGACCCCAAGAGATTAGTGCCgtaa